One stretch of Asterias rubens chromosome 8, eAstRub1.3, whole genome shotgun sequence DNA includes these proteins:
- the LOC117293750 gene encoding myb-like protein U, whose translation MGSRAEKKQPGALVGEKSQTVYSANWKLDTMLQKNLQMLDVSKHRVGHRISMDQRVVNKRFQIKLNRSKLTHARMTGNRELLRELIHRDNYTFNTSVGGQDDKYKVKISPTHTPNQQSSEEEGKDKEALKYGNGKGVRPAATSIVVVEPTGNDRLRSSTNAVYKPGTEAVPLGNNNKRPKSTNNRPPSSNNMPTSSNNRPTSSVSIAPRTITRRPATAVTAHPRQTLQSNSSTGGVVPGNPQNATKTRNEPVDSNQTNSRTRPKTAMPGFSKTSSVAKPARPKTAVARPTDKKGNDHLKAPTPEGQNPSPQSRPNSSTNPQKKRPQSKQKHTMPSIFGEEKRPTLLDLNKERLHRANFPDRVKSFAGTLSGLQTDPDQTVDYYTLRLLENLQCASRKGPREYIESDAEKRDADRSIGNLNALNMTFGDVTMELGNHKHNTNPPVRATLRAWESDDDDDKKG comes from the coding sequence ATGGGTTCCCGCGCCGAGAAAAAGCAGCCAGGCGCTCTGGTCGGCGAGAAATCTCAGACGGTCTACTCCGCAAACTGGAAACTGGACACCATGTTACAGAAGAACTTACAAATGCTTGACGTCTCTAAGCATAGAGTTGGCCACCGGATCTCCATGGACCAGAGAGTGGTGAACAAGCGGTTCCAGATCAAACTCAACCGTTCCAAACTCACCCATGCCCGCATGACGGGAAACAGGGAGCTCCTAAGAGAGTTAATCCACCGAGACAACTACACCTTCAACACGAGCGTCGGCGGTCAGGACGACAAATACAAGGTCAAGATCAGCCCGACTCACACCCCGAACCAACAGTCTTCCGAGGAAGAAGGCAAGGATAAGGAGGCTCTTAAATACGGGAACGGGAAGGGGGTCAGACCTGCTGCCACATCCATCGTGGTGGTTGAACCGACTGGGAATGACCGGCTGAGGAGCAGCACAAATGCTGTTTATAAACCTGGAACTGAAGCAGTTCCTCTTGGTAACAACAACAAGAGACCCAAGAGTACGAACAACAGGCCACCGAGTTCGAACAACATGCCGACAAGTTCGAACAACAGACCCACGAGTTCGGTGTCGATCGCTCCCAGGACAATCACGAGGAGGCCGGCGACTGCCGTGACGGCTCACCCGCGGCAAACGCTTCAATCGAACTCATCAACGGGCGGAGTGGTGCCCGGTAACCCCCAAAACGCGACGAAAACACGAAACGAGCCTGTTGATTCCAATCAAACAAACTCTAGAACTAGACCCAAAACCGCAATGCCTGGCTTCTCAAAGACCAGCAGTGTTGCCAAACCTGCCAGGCCCAAAACGGCCGTGGCAAGACCCACTGACAAAAAAGGTAATGACCATCTCAAAGCCCCGACACCGGAAGGTCAAAACCCATCCCCGCAATCAAGACCCAACTCGTCCACCAACCCCCAGAAAAAACGGCCACAGAGCAAGCAGAAACACACCATGCCGAGCATCTTCGGAGAAGAAAAACGACCGACACTCCTGGATCTGAACAAGGAGCGTCTGCACAGAGCGAACTTCCCGGACCGGGTCAAGTCATTCGCGGGGACACTCTCTGGCCTCCAAACAGACCCCGATCAAACGGTAGACTATTACACCCTGAGATTGCTCGAGAACCTACAGTGTGCAAGTCGAAAGGGTCCCCGGGAGTACATCGAGAGCGACGCGGAGAAGAGGGACGCGGACCGCAGTATCGGAAACCTAAACGCGCTGAACATGACTTTTGGTGACGTCACCATGGAACTTGGTAATCATAAACATAACACTAATCCACCCGTGAGAGCAACATTACGGGCTTGGGAgtcagatgatgatgatgataaaaaaGGCTAA